From Anopheles funestus chromosome 3RL, idAnoFuneDA-416_04, whole genome shotgun sequence, a single genomic window includes:
- the LOC125771286 gene encoding translocation protein SEC63 homolog: MGGQKFQYDESGGTFFYFILSFLALILVPTTFYFWPRKKKEDPTTKEEHCYCQGCVQKRITMEHSDPYKGPKELLVKLSIVAGWLLLAFLTYKVSQFDYEMSNFDPYEILGVPLGTSQKDIKKAYRTLSVILHPDKETGDEKAFMKLTKAYQALTDDEARKNWEKYGNPDGPGATSFGIALPSWIVEKENSVWVLGLYALVFMVALPIVVGTWWYRSIRYSGDKVLLDTTNMYWYFFHKTPHMAVKRVIMILAASFEFEKRHNNQVIERPSDNTEVPALIRELPYLNEKCKELPFARSYSLKARAILHAHLSRIPLNQNTLEVDRQLIVRKCPYLIQEMVSCVSHLIMLAYARKIQRLPSIETIENCMKLSPMVIQGLRESEHPLMQLPHMTKELRAHLARKFNTRNLQQLAQLKPEQRRAALRSLTDEQYSNAVKVLGQLPLIDFNMKCEVVDDENSNVVTAGAIVTVTVELMRRSMSELFGDTTAKEKQGITESNENGDTGDGDADGELEATDDQKQEVKAKKPSGWQQKSSKGHKNKAKAGAKPHNRKLAAAAAAAAAATAAAAAAAAAAAAQTASQSSTATGEKIKSGKSERKAPRGDEDDDSVAEGDSGAESDNDASEAAADDDDEWEKFQQKINKREKLEGRSKVSHPVHCPMFPEEKHEYWWTYICDRKSHTLLTVPYHVTNLIHREEVQLKFTAPKWAGMYVFTVCLRSDSYIGMDQQIDLKLDVKDPAAIPTEHPQWDISESESDHNEMQANDSEFTTDSSDGEDEESRRRTD, from the exons ATGGGCGGGCAGAAATTTCAGTACGACGAGAGTGGAGGAACTTTCTTCTACTTCATATTGTCGTTTCTGGCACTGATTCTCGTACCGACCACGTTCTACTTTTGGCCACGCAAGAAAAAGGAAG ATCCCACAACAAAGGAAGAACATTGTTACTGTCAAGGATGCGTGCAGAAACGAATCACCATGGAACATTCCGACCCGTACAAGGGCCCCAAGGAGCTGCTGGTGAAGCTATCGATAGTGGCCGGTTGGTTGCTGCTAGCATTCCTTACCTACAAGGTGTCCCAGTTCGACTACGAAATGTCCAACTTTGATCCGTACGAGATCCTGGGCGTACCGCTCGGAACGTCCCAGAAGGACATCAAGAAAGCGTACCGCACGCTGTCGGTTATACTGCATCCGGACAAAGAAACCGGTGACGAGAAAGCGTTCATGAAGCTGACGAAAGCTTACCAGGCCCTTACGGACGATGAGGCACGCAAGAACTGGGAAAAGTATGGCAATCCCGATGGTCCCGGTGCGACTTCCTTTGGCATTGCGCTCCCGTCGTGGATCGTTGAGAAGGAAAACTCCGTCTGGGTGCTGGGATTGTATGCGCTGGTGTTTATGGTTGCGCTACCGATCGTTGTCGGCACGTGGTGGTATCGTTCGATCCGCTACAGTGGCGATAAGGTGCTGCTCGATACGACCAACATGTATTGGtactttttccacaaaactcCGCACATGGCGGTAAAGCGAGTAATCATGATATTGGCGGCGAGTTTTGAGTTTGAAAAGCGACACAACAATCAGGTGATTGAGCGACCTTCGGATAACACGGAGGTTCCGGCGCTGATCCGCGAGTTGCCCTATCTGAATGAGAAATGCAAAGAGTTGCCCTTTGCCCGTAGCTACTCGTTGAAGGCACGCGCCATTCTTCATGCACATCTGTCCCGGATCCCACTGAACCAGAACACGCTGGAGGTCGATCGTCAGCTGATCGTGCGCAAGTGTCCCTACCTGATCCAGGAGATGGTGAGCTGCGTTAGTCATTTGATAATGTTGGCTTACGCGAGAAAGA TTCAGCGACTTCCGTCGATTGAAACGATCGAGAATTGCATGAAGCTGTCACCGATGGTAATACAGGGGTTACGCGAATCGGAACACCCGCTGATGCAGCTGCCGCACATGACGAAGGAACTGCGGGCCCATCTGGCCCGTAAATTCAACACACGCAATCTGCAACAGTTGGCCCAACTGAAGCCGGAACAGCGTCGTGCGGCCCTTCGCAGCTTAACCGACGAACAGTACAGCAACGCGGTAAAGGTGCTCGGCCAACTGCCCTTGATCGATTTCAACATGAAGTGTGAGGTGGTGGACGATGAAAATTCCAACGTGGTAACGGCCGGTGCGATCGTCACGGTGACGGTTGAGCTGATGCGACGCAGCATGTCGGAACTGTTCGGTGACACAACTGCCAAGGAaaagcaaggcatcac GGAAAGCAACGAAAACGGAGACACGGGTGATGGTGATGCCGACGGTGAATTGGAAGCGACCGACGATCAGAAACAGGAAGTGAAGGCGAAAAAGCCGTCCGGCTGGCAGCAAAAATCCTCCAAGGGACACAAGAACAAGGCTAAGGCCGGTGCGAAACCGCACAACCGAAAGCTGGCAGCTGCAGCGGCGGCTGCTGCGgccgctactgctgctgctgctgctgcggcggCGGCTGCCGCAGCTCAGACAGCGAGCCAATCGTCAACAGCAACGGGTGAGAAGATAAAG tcTGGCAAGAGTGAAAGGAAAGCGCCAAGAGGTGATGAGGACGATGATTCCGTCGCGGAAGGTGACAGTGGTGCGGAGAGTGACAATGATGCCAGCGAGGCAGcagccgatgatgatgacgagtGGGAAAA GTTTCAGCAAAAGATTAACAAACGCGAAAAACTTGAAGGACGATCGAAAGTATCCCACCCGGTTCACTGTCCAATGTTTCCTGAG GAAAAGCATGAATACTGGTGGACGTACATTTGTGACCGAAAGTCGCACACGCTGCTAACCGTGCCGTACCACGTGACGAACCTGATTCATCGCGAGGAGGTGCAGCTCAAGTTTACCGCACCGAAGTGGGCCGGCATGTACGTGTTTACCGTGTGCCTACGATCCGATTCGTACATCGGCATGGATCAGCAGATCGATCTGAAGCTGGACGTGAAGGATCCGGCTGCCATCCCGACCGAACATCCGCAGTGGGACATCAGCGAGTCCGAATCGGACCACAACGAGATGCAGGCGAACGATAGCGAATTCACCACCGACTCGTCGGACGGCGAGGATGAGGAATCGCGAAGGCGAACGGACTAA
- the LOC125771306 gene encoding clumping factor A isoform X2, with protein sequence MVIKVYISGMSGNKEVKKRQQRVTMIMESKHIEYTVIDITEPGQEAEKDFMQTNAQHKGCTISDPNPRHALPPQLFNDTEYCGDYDDFDMANEVDNLEVFLKLAAPAPEPEHKNGDESAPATAAAAEDEDENKENKTEDNGAAGDGAEATEDANEQQATKAPPEETGEEQQTDKDVPDEETISKVDEKTDHSKDEETEQVKVEEITETLAEGTEVEEPEVNIEKAERTETVSKEHSNKENESEDDTPIQQEIEAKDVIEITEELENPPKIEDNTNEQLAIPNDDDPQASEDTSVTEEQADAMEQETDDEDATDEDPVEDPEGKTVEETNVDETCEIPNDEGEMSAEEDTAKEAVHAESSISIVHSEEDQSVPCDQNVDNVEKMEVEQEILTDEDESSDSDSEGDSQIENPTKAKTNTEKDVEEEASLEAGSTQDSRTIGEPEDEISSKLVDTDDPMMAEQEQEE encoded by the exons GTGAAGAAGCGCCAGCAACGGGTCACGATGATCATGGAAAGCAAGCACATAGAATATACCGTCATCGACATCACAGAGCCGGGCCAGGAAGCGGAAAAGGATTTCATGCAAACGAACGCCCAGCACAAAGGATGCACGATCAGTGATCCGAACCCACGGCACGCACTACCCCCGCAGCTGTTCAACGACACCGAGTACTGCGGTGACTACGACGACTTCGACATGGCCAACGAGGTGGACAATCTGGAAGTGTTTCTTAAGCTGGCGGCACCGGCACCGGAGCCGGAGCATAAAAATGGCGACGAATCTGCACCTGCCACTGCCGCCGCCGCCGAGGATGAGGacgaaaacaaagaaaacaagacTGAAGACAACGGTGCTGCCGGTGATGGTGCGGAGGCGACCGAGGACGCGAACGAG CAACAAGCGACAAAGGCTCCACCGGAAGAGACCGGAGAAGAGCAGCAAACGGATAAAGATGTACCCGATGAAGAAACAATCTCTAAAGTGGATGAGAAAACTGATCATTCGAAGGATGAAGAGACAGAGCAAGTGAAAGTAGAGGAAATTACCGAAACTTTAGCTGAAGGCACGGAAGTTGAAGAACCAGAAGTTAATATTGAAAAGGCAGAACGAACGGAAACAGTATCGAAGGAGCATTCgaacaaagaaaatgaatcTGAAGATGATACACCAATTCAGCAAGAGATTGAAGCAAAGGATGTAATTGAAATCACGGAAGAACttgaaaatccaccaaaaattgAAGACAACACAAACGAACAATTGGCCATACCGAACGATGATGATCCTCAAGCTTCGGAAGACACATCCGTAACAGAAGAGCAAGCAGATGCTATGGAACAAGAGACCGACGATGAAGACGCTACAGATGAAGATCCCGTTGAAGATCCCGAAGGCAAAACGGTGGAAGAGACTAACGTAGACGAAACATGCGAGATCCCCAACGATGAGGGTGAAATGTCCGCAGAAGAAGACACTGCAAAGGAAGCTGTCCACGCAGAATCTTCTATCAGTATCGTGCACAGTGAGGAGGACCAATCTGTTCCTTGCGATCAAAACGTGGATAATGTCGAAAAGATGGAAGTAGAGCAGGAGATTCTCACGGACGAGGACGAATCATCTGATAGTGATTCGGAGGGTGATAGTCAAATAGAAAACCCCAcaaaggcaaaaacaaataccGAAAAGGACGTAGAAGAAGAAGCGTCATTGGAGGCTGGAAGCACACAAGATTCCCGAACGATCGGCGAACCTGAG GATGAAATATCCAGCAAACTGGTTGACACTGATGATCCCATGATGGCTGAACAGGAGCAAGAAGAATGA
- the LOC125771306 gene encoding uncharacterized protein LOC125771306 isoform X1 — MVIKVYISGMSGNKEVKKRQQRVTMIMESKHIEYTVIDITEPGQEAEKDFMQTNAQHKGCTISDPNPRHALPPQLFNDTEYCGDYDDFDMANEVDNLEVFLKLAAPAPEPEHKNGDESAPATAAAAEDEDENKENKTEDNGAAGDGAEATEDANEQQATKAPPEETGEEQQTDKDVPDEETISKVDEKTDHSKDEETEQVKVEEITETLAEGTEVEEPEVNIEKAERTETVSKEHSNKENESEDDTPIQQEIEAKDVIEITEELENPPKIEDNTNEQLAIPNDDDPQASEDTSVTEEQADAMEQETDDEDATDEDPVEDPEGKTVEETNVDETCEIPNDEGEMSAEEDTAKEAVHAESSISIVHSEEDQSVPCDQNVDNVEKMEVEQEILTDEDESSDSDSEGDSQIENPTKAKTNTEKDVEEEASLEAGSTQDSRTIGEPEEPAKMEADGGDVDAEEQELRRASAALLAGKSEDAEEQIGMDEVEEEEEEDEVDNELEAAKEDEISSKLVDTDDPMMAEQEQEE, encoded by the exons GTGAAGAAGCGCCAGCAACGGGTCACGATGATCATGGAAAGCAAGCACATAGAATATACCGTCATCGACATCACAGAGCCGGGCCAGGAAGCGGAAAAGGATTTCATGCAAACGAACGCCCAGCACAAAGGATGCACGATCAGTGATCCGAACCCACGGCACGCACTACCCCCGCAGCTGTTCAACGACACCGAGTACTGCGGTGACTACGACGACTTCGACATGGCCAACGAGGTGGACAATCTGGAAGTGTTTCTTAAGCTGGCGGCACCGGCACCGGAGCCGGAGCATAAAAATGGCGACGAATCTGCACCTGCCACTGCCGCCGCCGCCGAGGATGAGGacgaaaacaaagaaaacaagacTGAAGACAACGGTGCTGCCGGTGATGGTGCGGAGGCGACCGAGGACGCGAACGAG CAACAAGCGACAAAGGCTCCACCGGAAGAGACCGGAGAAGAGCAGCAAACGGATAAAGATGTACCCGATGAAGAAACAATCTCTAAAGTGGATGAGAAAACTGATCATTCGAAGGATGAAGAGACAGAGCAAGTGAAAGTAGAGGAAATTACCGAAACTTTAGCTGAAGGCACGGAAGTTGAAGAACCAGAAGTTAATATTGAAAAGGCAGAACGAACGGAAACAGTATCGAAGGAGCATTCgaacaaagaaaatgaatcTGAAGATGATACACCAATTCAGCAAGAGATTGAAGCAAAGGATGTAATTGAAATCACGGAAGAACttgaaaatccaccaaaaattgAAGACAACACAAACGAACAATTGGCCATACCGAACGATGATGATCCTCAAGCTTCGGAAGACACATCCGTAACAGAAGAGCAAGCAGATGCTATGGAACAAGAGACCGACGATGAAGACGCTACAGATGAAGATCCCGTTGAAGATCCCGAAGGCAAAACGGTGGAAGAGACTAACGTAGACGAAACATGCGAGATCCCCAACGATGAGGGTGAAATGTCCGCAGAAGAAGACACTGCAAAGGAAGCTGTCCACGCAGAATCTTCTATCAGTATCGTGCACAGTGAGGAGGACCAATCTGTTCCTTGCGATCAAAACGTGGATAATGTCGAAAAGATGGAAGTAGAGCAGGAGATTCTCACGGACGAGGACGAATCATCTGATAGTGATTCGGAGGGTGATAGTCAAATAGAAAACCCCAcaaaggcaaaaacaaataccGAAAAGGACGTAGAAGAAGAAGCGTCATTGGAGGCTGGAAGCACACAAGATTCCCGAACGATCGGCGAACCTGAG GAACCGGCAAAGATGGAGGCCGATGGTGGTGACGTCGATGCAGAAGAACAGGAACTCCGACGGGCTTCCGCAGCACTACTGGCCGGCAAGAGCGAGGACGCCGAAGAGCAGATCGGAATGGATGAGgtggaggaagaggaggaggaggacgaagTGGACAACGAGCTGGAAGCTGCCAAAGAG GATGAAATATCCAGCAAACTGGTTGACACTGATGATCCCATGATGGCTGAACAGGAGCAAGAAGAATGA